ACGTCGCGATCCACAGGGGCGGTTGCTCAGCTTCGCGGGTGCCCATCGCCATATGCGACAGTGTAGTACAGGCGATCGATCGTGTCGATCCCCCCAGAACTTATCCAATGCCTATCGATCGACTTTCACCACGGGCTGCTAAGCGTCGGCGAACCATTCAGCACCCTCACGTCCCTCCTCGTTCTCCACGAACTGAAGGTGGCGCGTACTCACGAGGCGGTCCGCGGAGCCCTTGAGCTCATCCGTGGAGCGCAGCGGGAGGACGGCCGGTATCGTCTAGCGCCAAGCGGAACGCTCTACCCATGCTCCACAGCTGCGGCGGCTAGAGTACTGTGTCGATTCGGCCACGCGAGAGATCAGAGACTGCAGCAGACGCTCGTTCACCTCCTTGAGACGCAGCACGATGACGGCGGCTGGCGCTGCAATAAGTTCTCGTACGGTCGAGGACCAGAGACTGAATCCTCCAATCCCGGTGTCACGCTCTGGGTGTTGGATGTCTTCCGCTTTACGGACCACGTGAACAAGAACCCAGCTCTCGACAGGGCCGTGGACTCACTCCTGGACCATTGGGTGGTCAGACGCCCGATGGGGCCCTGTCACTTCGGAATCGGCACTCTCTTCATGCAGGTGGAGTTTCCGTTCCTGCAATACAACCTCTTCTACTACGTCTACGTACTGTCCTTCTATGACCGGGCTAGAAACGACCAGCGCTACCTCGAGGCGCTTCGCCTTCTCGAGTCCAAGCTCGATGCGCGCGGCCGAGTAGTAGTCGAGCGCCCGAACCGCAGGCTCGCCGAGCTATCGTTCTGCGCGGCGGGGCGCCCGTCCGATTTGGCGACGGCCCGTTACCGCGAGATCGTGAAGAACTTAGAGAGGTGACACATAGGTCGACGCCACTAACAAGGCGAATGGTGTGCCTTGAAAGGTTCTGATGACTAACCGGTGGAAGTCCGGCCGTGGTAATCGCCAGAGAGCCACGTAGCAGGCTGCCGCTGCACCTGGGCGACCGGGTGTGGTGAAGCGCAGTATCCTCCTGCGAAGGGAGCGCAACCCCGTAGTCCGTACCATGAAGGGAATCCTGCAGCGCCGACATGTTAGGCCCCGCAAGGGGACCAAGAGGGTGCCGAGCGTTTCAACGCTCGCGAAGGCCACGGAAGAGGCGAAGATTCTGGACGCGCAGCCTCGAAGAACCCTCCGGCGTAGGATGAAGGTTGTCGGAAAGCCGTATGAGGGAAAACCTCACGTACGGTTTGATGTGCCAGGGGGTGGAAACCAGCACCTCGGTGCCAGGCGCCACTCCCTGACCCTACGGCCGGCGGGCGGACACAATCAGTTCGCCGTGCGTATCCTTGCAGCCGGCGTCATCGCTTGTCAGGTTGCAGTAGAACCGGAACGTGCCTGCCCGGTCCGCCCGGAACTCGAACGTGACGGGTTTACCCGGCGACGCGCGTTTCGCGATCCGGTACTCGTCCACCGTGAAACTGTGTGGAACGTCTTCGGCGACCAGCGTGATTTTGACGACGTCGCCCTGGGCGACCTCGATTCGGGTCTGGGAGAACTGGTACTTCTTGACCTTGATGAGCAGTTCGTGGCGAGTGGGTTCCTGGGCGTCGGCCGGGCGCGTGCCGCTGACGGCCACGGCCCCTGCCAGGACCAATGGAAGGATCAGAAAGAACAGCCGGCGAGCCAGAACCTGTGGTGACATCCGCAGCCTCCTGTGATTGAGACGTATGGCGCACCCAAACAGTTTCGAGTACGAATCTTACCGGTTCTGGCCCTGCCGTCACAAACCATTACTCGAGACGGTTTCATAACCTGCGTACGGCGGTCTGATTCGGCCGCAAGAACGGGTTATGAAACCGGTTGTACTCTTCGACCCGAGTTGGGTTGCGCACCGCACTGTCTTCTGGCAGCCACAACCCAAGCTGGCTCAGGGTTTTACCGTCGGCGATCCCGACCGCCGCGTGGAGGCCCGCCAGGCCGGCCACCGCGATCGTGTTGCCCCGCGGGGTCGTGGTCCTTGTGCGCGGGCGCGCCGGCGTCAGACGACCCGGCCTCGCCCTGTTCACCGCCGCCCTCGGGCCCGCCCTCTTCCTCGAGCAAGGCCTTACGGCTCAAGCGGATCTTGCCGGACGGGTCGATGCTGATCACCTTGACGAGCAGTTGCTGG
This is a stretch of genomic DNA from Acidobacteriota bacterium. It encodes these proteins:
- a CDS encoding cupredoxin domain-containing protein, with translation MSPQVLARRLFFLILPLVLAGAVAVSGTRPADAQEPTRHELLIKVKKYQFSQTRIEVAQGDVVKITLVAEDVPHSFTVDEYRIAKRASPGKPVTFEFRADRAGTFRFYCNLTSDDAGCKDTHGELIVSARRP